A portion of the Rhodococcus pseudokoreensis genome contains these proteins:
- a CDS encoding nitroreductase/quinone reductase family protein, with protein sequence MAYGRIALVLLTTTGRKSGAPRTSPLLYYREGQQIFVVGSNFGQDHHPAWSANLLAQPDAKVTIGGKDISVTATLLVEPERTRIYREFDEMVRVYGVYEHRTNRTMRVFALTAS encoded by the coding sequence ATGGCGTATGGCCGAATCGCCCTGGTCCTGCTGACCACCACGGGTCGGAAGTCGGGCGCGCCGCGGACGAGCCCGCTCCTGTACTACCGCGAAGGGCAGCAGATCTTCGTCGTGGGCAGCAACTTCGGGCAGGATCACCACCCTGCGTGGTCGGCGAACCTCCTCGCCCAGCCGGACGCGAAGGTCACCATCGGCGGGAAGGACATCTCCGTCACCGCAACCCTGCTCGTGGAACCGGAGCGGACGCGGATCTATCGCGAATTCGACGAGATGGTGCGCGTCTACGGCGTCTACGAGCACCGAACGAACCGCACGATGCGGGTGTTCGCCCTCACCGCTTCGTGA
- the thiE gene encoding thiamine phosphate synthase, with translation MTTSHHSNLTDRRRRLGTARLYLCTDARREKGDLAQFAEAALSGGVDIIQLRDKGSAGEKKFGTMDARDELAALSVLAAAARRHGALLAVNDRADMALAAGADVLHLGQGDLPVPYARTVVGSDVLIGRSTHSRAQASLAAIEDGVDYFCTGPVWATPTKPGRTASGIDLVRSTADSAPNRPWFAIGGIDESRVPEILAAGADRIVVVRAITEARDPQAAARSLSALLQQNA, from the coding sequence GTGACCACCTCGCATCACAGCAACCTCACGGACCGTCGGCGCCGCCTCGGAACAGCACGTTTGTACCTGTGCACCGATGCTCGGCGCGAGAAGGGCGACCTGGCGCAGTTCGCCGAGGCCGCGCTGTCCGGCGGCGTCGACATCATCCAGCTCCGCGACAAGGGCTCGGCCGGTGAGAAGAAGTTCGGCACGATGGACGCCAGGGACGAACTGGCGGCACTGTCGGTGCTCGCGGCCGCGGCCAGGCGGCACGGGGCGCTGCTCGCCGTCAACGACCGGGCCGACATGGCGCTGGCCGCCGGCGCCGACGTCCTGCACCTCGGTCAGGGCGACCTGCCCGTCCCCTACGCGCGGACCGTGGTGGGTTCGGACGTCCTGATCGGCCGGTCCACGCACAGCCGCGCACAGGCCAGCCTCGCGGCGATCGAGGACGGCGTCGACTACTTCTGCACCGGACCGGTGTGGGCGACGCCCACCAAGCCCGGGCGGACCGCGTCGGGCATCGACCTGGTGCGCTCGACCGCCGACTCCGCACCGAACCGCCCGTGGTTCGCGATCGGCGGCATCGACGAGTCCCGGGTTCCGGAGATCCTCGCCGCGGGCGCCGACCGCATCGTCGTCGTGCGGGCCATCACCGAGGCCCGCGACCCGCAGGCCGCCGCGCGCTCACTGTCCGCCCTGCTGCAGCAGAACGCGTAG
- a CDS encoding serine/threonine-protein kinase: protein MPQHSKNPESTDPDLATQAAVREELDQATQAAVRDELDEATQAAVREELDEGPVTQAASPTSRPSGASGTGRSTRSPRTRSGQRLRLGGGLVEVPVVKTLDPASAVMTDPKVPEAKRFCWKCNKPVGRSGPTSEASEFGLCPSCGATFDFRPLLDPNDLIGGQYEVQGCIAHGGLGWIYLAIDRNVSDRWVVLKGLLHFGDAEAQAVAVAERQFLAEVAHPSIVKIFNFVEHPRADGTPMGYIVMEYVGGHSLRDVLSTHTRPERMPVEQAIAYVLEILPALAYLHSTGLVYNDLKPDNVMVTEDALKLIDLGAVAGIEDYGYLYGTPGYQAPEIVRTGPTVASDIYTVGRTLAVLTLDMPSEKGRYLDGIPSPEQAPVLAEYEFFHRLLLRATDPDPSRRFASAEEMSGQLTAVLREVLAQQTGEEHPGLSTVFSKQRTTFGTDDAVEQTDVYVDGIERDRNLDPLSVAQALAVPLIDPADPNAQLLAAAVHSEPQQTLDSIRHARENGIERVVDDLGVSFSRELTLAEIKAHLDLGDAATATTLLGDVEAEMGGNWRVDWYAGLATLIDGEHETAFSRFESVLQAMPGETAPKLALAATAELILQHCESSDSHRWRTFAETYYRTVWRTDHSLVSAAFGLARQLTERGDLPGAIAALDQVPATSRHFTMARMTSVLMLLSGRPIEEIDEVALREAALRVTALAPEESRALQMRTLVLGTALDWMRAGHTSETELEQILGVPFTERGLRTGAEAGLRALARNAPERTHRYTLVDLANAIRPRSLL from the coding sequence ATGCCGCAACATTCGAAGAACCCCGAGTCCACCGACCCGGACCTCGCCACCCAGGCCGCCGTCCGGGAAGAACTGGACCAGGCCACGCAAGCCGCGGTCCGGGACGAACTGGACGAGGCCACGCAGGCAGCGGTTCGGGAAGAACTGGACGAGGGGCCGGTCACCCAGGCTGCTTCGCCGACGTCCCGGCCGTCCGGTGCGTCCGGTACCGGTCGCTCGACGCGCTCACCGCGCACCCGGTCCGGGCAGCGCCTGCGTCTCGGCGGCGGACTCGTCGAGGTTCCGGTCGTCAAGACACTCGACCCGGCGTCGGCGGTGATGACCGACCCGAAGGTCCCCGAGGCCAAGCGCTTCTGCTGGAAGTGCAACAAACCGGTCGGCCGCAGCGGCCCCACGTCCGAGGCCTCCGAGTTCGGTCTGTGCCCCTCGTGCGGAGCGACTTTCGACTTCCGGCCGCTCCTCGACCCGAACGACCTCATCGGCGGCCAGTACGAGGTGCAGGGCTGCATCGCGCACGGCGGCCTCGGCTGGATCTACCTGGCCATCGACCGCAACGTCAGTGACCGGTGGGTCGTCCTCAAGGGGCTGCTGCACTTCGGCGACGCCGAGGCTCAGGCCGTGGCGGTGGCCGAACGTCAGTTCCTCGCGGAGGTGGCGCACCCGAGCATCGTGAAGATCTTCAACTTCGTGGAGCATCCCCGGGCGGACGGCACCCCGATGGGCTACATCGTCATGGAGTACGTGGGCGGTCATTCACTGCGCGACGTCCTGTCGACGCACACCCGGCCCGAGCGCATGCCGGTCGAGCAGGCCATCGCGTACGTGCTCGAAATCCTTCCCGCACTGGCCTATCTGCACTCCACCGGTCTGGTGTACAACGACCTCAAACCGGACAACGTGATGGTCACCGAGGACGCCCTGAAGCTGATCGACCTCGGCGCCGTCGCCGGCATCGAGGACTACGGGTACCTGTACGGCACGCCCGGGTATCAGGCGCCGGAGATCGTCAGGACCGGCCCGACCGTGGCCTCCGACATCTACACGGTGGGGCGCACACTAGCGGTGCTGACGCTCGACATGCCGTCCGAGAAGGGCCGGTACCTCGACGGGATCCCGTCCCCCGAGCAGGCGCCTGTGCTCGCGGAATACGAGTTCTTCCATCGACTCCTGTTGCGCGCCACCGACCCCGATCCGAGCAGGCGTTTCGCGTCCGCCGAGGAGATGTCCGGTCAGCTCACCGCCGTACTCCGCGAGGTACTCGCGCAGCAGACCGGCGAGGAGCATCCCGGGCTGTCGACCGTGTTCAGCAAGCAGCGAACGACTTTCGGCACGGACGATGCGGTCGAGCAGACGGACGTGTACGTCGACGGCATCGAACGGGACAGGAATCTCGACCCGCTGTCGGTGGCGCAGGCGCTGGCGGTGCCGCTGATCGATCCGGCCGATCCCAACGCCCAACTCCTGGCGGCCGCGGTGCACAGCGAACCGCAGCAGACCCTGGATTCCATTCGGCACGCCCGTGAGAACGGGATCGAGCGGGTCGTCGACGACCTGGGCGTGTCGTTCTCCCGGGAACTGACCCTCGCCGAGATCAAGGCGCACCTCGACCTCGGGGACGCCGCCACCGCCACCACACTTCTCGGCGACGTGGAGGCAGAGATGGGCGGGAACTGGCGCGTCGACTGGTACGCCGGACTCGCGACTCTGATCGACGGCGAGCACGAGACGGCGTTTTCCCGGTTCGAGTCCGTGCTGCAGGCGATGCCCGGTGAGACGGCTCCCAAACTCGCGCTGGCGGCCACCGCCGAACTGATTCTGCAGCACTGCGAAAGCTCCGATTCACACCGGTGGCGGACGTTCGCCGAGACGTACTACCGGACGGTGTGGCGCACCGACCACAGCCTCGTGAGTGCCGCATTCGGGCTGGCCCGGCAACTCACCGAACGCGGTGATCTGCCCGGCGCCATCGCCGCCCTCGATCAGGTTCCCGCGACGTCCCGGCACTTCACCATGGCCCGGATGACGAGTGTGCTGATGCTGCTGTCCGGCAGGCCGATCGAGGAAATCGACGAGGTGGCGCTGCGCGAGGCGGCGCTCCGCGTCACCGCGCTCGCACCCGAGGAGAGCCGGGCGCTGCAGATGCGCACGCTCGTACTGGGCACGGCGCTGGACTGGATGCGTGCCGGTCACACGTCGGAGACGGAACTCGAGCAGATCCTGGGTGTGCCGTTCACCGAACGGGGACTGCGCACGGGCGCCGAGGCCGGTCTGCGCGCGCTGGCCCGCAACGCCCCCGAACGCACCCACCGGTACACGCTGGTGGACCTCGCCAACGCCATCAGGCCCAGGAGCCTGCTGTAA
- the thiO gene encoding glycine oxidase ThiO — protein sequence MARSVSVVGGGVIGLSIAWRAARNGWSVKLYDPSIGSGASWVAGGMLAPLSEGWPGEESVLELGSASLDRWPEFGKELEAGAGVDLFTSESSLTVALDGADAEDLRTIAEWVGAQGRDLQILNRAEVRALEPMLGRGVRLGLLAVDELAVDNRLLLQALQKCAVDAGVELIGEAVRSLDGLGTDQIVVTAGVASPALWPGLPVRPVKGEILRLRARPGVTPAPGRTIRGSVHGRPAYLVPRADGIVVGATQYESGNDTQVTVAGVRDLIADAEALMPAIGEYELREISAGLRPMTPDNLPLIGRVSDRVVVATGHGRNGILLTPVTADATVALLEGSALVEAKAADPERFEKVAR from the coding sequence ATGGCGAGATCGGTATCCGTCGTCGGAGGCGGAGTGATCGGCCTGTCGATTGCGTGGCGAGCAGCCCGCAACGGCTGGTCGGTGAAGCTGTACGACCCGTCGATCGGTTCGGGAGCGTCCTGGGTGGCGGGCGGCATGCTCGCCCCGTTGTCCGAGGGCTGGCCCGGTGAGGAGAGCGTCCTCGAACTGGGGAGCGCGTCGCTCGACCGGTGGCCCGAGTTCGGGAAGGAACTGGAGGCCGGGGCCGGCGTCGACCTGTTCACGTCGGAGAGTTCGCTCACCGTCGCGCTGGACGGCGCCGACGCCGAAGACCTCCGGACCATCGCCGAGTGGGTGGGGGCGCAGGGCCGGGATCTGCAGATCCTGAATCGCGCCGAAGTCCGCGCGCTCGAGCCGATGCTGGGTCGCGGAGTCCGGTTGGGGCTCTTGGCCGTCGACGAACTGGCCGTCGACAACAGGCTGCTCCTGCAGGCGTTGCAGAAGTGCGCCGTCGACGCCGGGGTGGAGCTGATCGGTGAGGCCGTGCGCAGTCTCGACGGCCTCGGCACGGACCAGATCGTCGTCACCGCGGGCGTCGCGTCACCGGCACTGTGGCCGGGACTTCCGGTGCGCCCGGTGAAGGGCGAGATCCTGCGGTTGCGGGCCCGTCCCGGGGTGACACCCGCGCCGGGCCGGACCATCCGCGGCAGCGTCCACGGCAGGCCCGCGTACCTGGTGCCGCGTGCCGACGGCATCGTCGTCGGCGCCACCCAGTACGAATCGGGCAACGACACGCAGGTCACGGTGGCCGGTGTGCGGGATCTGATCGCGGATGCGGAGGCTTTGATGCCCGCCATCGGCGAGTACGAACTGCGGGAGATCTCGGCGGGTCTGCGTCCGATGACCCCGGACAACCTGCCGCTGATCGGCCGGGTGTCCGATCGGGTCGTGGTGGCGACGGGACACGGCCGCAACGGCATTCTGCTCACCCCGGTGACCGCCGACGCGACGGTGGCATTGTTGGAGGGCTCGGCACTGGTCGAGGCGAAGGCCGCCGACCCCGAACGGTTCGAGAAAGTAGCGAGGTAG
- a CDS encoding thiazole synthase, producing the protein MADTTPGVQKGLTIAGRTFGSRLIMGTGGAANLTVLEEALVASGTELTTVAMRRVDAVGGTGVLDLLRRLDIAPLPNTAGCRGAAEAVLTAQLAREALETDWVKLEVIADERTLMPDAIELVSAAEQLVDDGFVVLPYTTDDPVLARRLEDVGCVAVMPLGSPIGTGLGIANPHNIEMIVDGAGVPVILDAGIGTASDATLAMELGCDAVLLATAVTRAKDPALMASAMRGAVVAGYEARHAGRIPKRFWAQASS; encoded by the coding sequence GTGGCTGACACGACGCCCGGCGTGCAGAAGGGCCTCACGATCGCGGGCCGCACGTTCGGTTCACGGTTGATCATGGGCACCGGCGGCGCCGCCAACCTGACGGTGCTCGAAGAGGCGCTCGTCGCGTCCGGCACCGAGCTGACCACGGTCGCGATGCGCCGCGTCGACGCCGTCGGCGGCACCGGGGTGCTGGATCTGCTGCGCCGGCTCGACATCGCGCCGCTGCCCAACACCGCGGGCTGTCGCGGGGCGGCGGAGGCGGTGCTGACGGCGCAACTTGCCCGGGAGGCGCTCGAAACCGACTGGGTGAAGCTCGAGGTCATCGCCGACGAACGCACCCTCATGCCCGACGCCATCGAGTTGGTCAGCGCCGCCGAGCAACTGGTCGACGACGGGTTCGTCGTCCTGCCGTACACCACCGACGACCCGGTGCTGGCCCGCAGGCTCGAGGACGTCGGCTGCGTGGCCGTGATGCCGCTGGGTTCGCCGATCGGCACCGGGCTCGGTATCGCGAACCCGCACAACATCGAGATGATCGTGGACGGTGCCGGGGTACCGGTCATCCTCGACGCCGGCATCGGGACCGCCAGCGACGCGACCCTCGCGATGGAACTCGGCTGCGACGCCGTCCTGCTGGCCACCGCGGTGACCAGGGCGAAGGATCCGGCGCTCATGGCGTCGGCGATGCGCGGGGCCGTGGTGGCGGGATACGAGGCACGTCACGCCGGCCGCATCCCCAAGCGGTTCTGGGCGCAGGCGTCGTCGTAG
- a CDS encoding glutamate ABC transporter substrate-binding protein yields the protein MRRHRIALVLLATTLLIGGCAEAAPEHVGSPSMSYTEPPLPAAAAPAPETSAAPPTPEKDCGDPTASLRPFPDTDTPMPTVDAIRARGRLVVGLDTGSNLMSFRDPATGAIEGFDVDVAREISRDLFGDPNRLDYRILTSANREKALQESMVDIVAKTMTITCDRKERVAFSSEYFAAQQRVLVVKGSPIRSAADLDGKRVCVVRGTTSLTRLQKVAPTAEILTVPMWSDCLVVLQQRQVDAVTTDDTILAGLASQDPYLEIVGDSMGAEPYGIGITKTNEDLVRFVNRTLERIRGDGTWTRMYDRWLSVLGPSPAPPSAVYQD from the coding sequence GTGAGGCGGCACCGGATCGCGCTGGTGCTGCTGGCGACCACGTTGCTGATCGGCGGGTGCGCCGAGGCCGCCCCGGAGCACGTCGGATCGCCGAGCATGTCCTACACCGAACCCCCGCTTCCCGCGGCCGCGGCACCGGCCCCCGAGACCAGCGCCGCCCCGCCTACTCCCGAGAAGGACTGCGGCGATCCCACCGCGAGCCTGCGCCCGTTCCCCGACACCGACACGCCGATGCCGACGGTCGACGCCATCCGCGCGCGCGGACGTCTCGTCGTCGGACTCGACACGGGCAGCAACCTGATGAGTTTCCGCGATCCCGCGACCGGCGCCATCGAGGGCTTCGACGTCGACGTCGCCCGGGAAATCTCGCGGGACCTGTTCGGCGACCCGAACCGGCTCGACTACCGCATCCTCACGTCGGCGAATCGTGAGAAGGCGCTGCAGGAGTCGATGGTCGACATCGTCGCGAAGACGATGACCATCACCTGCGACCGCAAGGAACGGGTGGCGTTCTCCTCCGAGTACTTCGCGGCGCAGCAGCGAGTTCTGGTCGTGAAGGGCTCCCCGATCCGCAGCGCCGCCGACCTGGACGGAAAACGGGTCTGCGTCGTCCGCGGCACGACGTCGCTGACCCGGTTGCAGAAGGTCGCGCCGACCGCCGAGATCCTCACCGTCCCCATGTGGTCGGATTGCCTGGTGGTCCTGCAGCAGCGGCAGGTCGACGCGGTGACCACCGACGACACGATCCTCGCCGGCCTGGCGTCCCAGGACCCGTACCTCGAGATCGTCGGGGACAGCATGGGCGCCGAACCGTACGGCATCGGCATCACCAAGACGAACGAGGACCTCGTGCGGTTCGTCAACCGCACACTCGAACGGATCCGCGGCGACGGAACCTGGACCAGAATGTACGACCGGTGGCTGTCGGTGCTGGGCCCGTCCCCCGCCCCGCCGTCCGCCGTGTACCAGGACTGA
- the pta gene encoding phosphate acetyltransferase, whose protein sequence is MAMAAPATPSPVNPPARPQPSSIFIASPEGDTGKSTIALGVLQMLCASAARVGVFRPIARSTEETDYILELLLEHTTADLGYDESLGVTYEHVHADPEGALSEIVARYHQVAAQCDAVVVIGSDYTDVASPSELGYNARIAVNLGAPVLLAVKGVRRTPEEVAQLAQLAIGELTAHHAHLLAVVANRCNPDELDAVTDALASTGVPAWSLPEIPLLVAPTMAELLESIDGSLFSGDPELLHREALRVLVGGMTAEHILERLTEGTVVIAPADRSDVLLAMVNAHEAEGFPSLAGIIMNGGLVPHPAIAKLMAGLRPRLPILTTDLGTFDTASAAAQTRGRVAVGSQRKIDTALSVMELRVDAPTLLERLKLPIPSVVTPQMFEYQLIDRARRDRKHVVLPEGADDRILRAAGRLLQRQVAQLTILGDEVQVRRRAAELGVDLAEAQVLDPRTSEHAGPFAEEYARLRAHKGMSVDRAREVMTDISYFGTMMVHLGIADGMVSGAAHTTAHTIRPSFEIIKTQPGVSTVSSVFLMCLSDRVLAYGDCAVVPDPTAEQLADIAISSAQTSSQFGIDPRIAMLSYSTGDSGSGADVDKVRSATKLVRERRPDLLVEGPIQYDAAIEQSVADKKMPGSEVAGKATVFIFPDLNTGNNTYKAVQRSAGAIAVGPVLQGLAKPVNDLSRGALVEDIVNTVAITAIQAQGAEQ, encoded by the coding sequence ATGGCCATGGCTGCGCCCGCGACACCTTCGCCCGTGAATCCACCTGCACGTCCTCAGCCGTCGAGTATCTTCATCGCCTCACCGGAGGGGGACACCGGAAAGTCCACCATCGCGCTGGGTGTCCTGCAGATGCTGTGTGCGTCGGCGGCGAGGGTGGGTGTGTTCCGTCCCATCGCTCGGTCGACGGAGGAGACCGATTACATCCTCGAATTGCTCCTCGAGCACACGACGGCCGACCTCGGGTACGACGAGTCGCTGGGGGTCACGTATGAGCATGTCCACGCCGACCCTGAGGGTGCGCTCAGCGAGATCGTCGCCCGGTATCACCAGGTGGCGGCGCAGTGCGATGCCGTGGTGGTGATCGGCAGCGACTACACCGACGTGGCCAGCCCGAGCGAACTCGGCTACAACGCCAGGATCGCCGTGAACCTGGGTGCGCCGGTGCTGCTCGCCGTGAAGGGAGTCCGGCGCACCCCCGAGGAGGTGGCGCAACTCGCCCAACTCGCCATCGGTGAACTGACCGCCCACCACGCGCACCTGCTGGCCGTGGTCGCCAACCGATGCAACCCCGACGAACTCGACGCCGTCACCGACGCGCTGGCGTCCACCGGTGTGCCCGCGTGGAGCCTGCCCGAGATCCCGCTGCTGGTCGCACCGACCATGGCCGAGCTTCTCGAGTCGATCGACGGCAGCCTGTTCAGCGGCGACCCCGAGTTACTGCACCGCGAAGCGCTGCGGGTGCTGGTCGGCGGGATGACGGCCGAGCACATTCTCGAACGGCTGACGGAGGGCACGGTGGTGATCGCCCCGGCCGACCGGTCCGACGTGCTGCTGGCGATGGTGAATGCGCATGAGGCCGAGGGGTTCCCGTCGCTGGCCGGCATCATCATGAACGGTGGGCTGGTGCCGCACCCGGCGATCGCGAAGCTGATGGCCGGCCTGAGGCCGCGGTTGCCGATCCTCACCACCGACCTGGGCACGTTCGACACGGCCAGTGCGGCCGCGCAGACCCGTGGCCGGGTGGCGGTCGGCTCGCAGCGCAAGATCGACACCGCCCTGAGTGTCATGGAACTCCGGGTGGACGCGCCGACACTGCTGGAGCGGTTGAAGCTGCCCATCCCGTCGGTGGTGACTCCGCAGATGTTCGAGTACCAGCTGATCGACCGCGCGCGCCGGGACCGCAAGCACGTCGTGCTCCCGGAGGGCGCCGATGACCGCATTCTGCGGGCGGCGGGGAGGCTGCTGCAACGGCAGGTGGCGCAGCTGACCATTCTCGGCGACGAGGTGCAGGTGCGTCGCCGCGCGGCGGAACTCGGTGTCGACCTCGCGGAAGCTCAGGTCCTCGACCCGCGGACGTCCGAACATGCCGGTCCGTTCGCGGAGGAGTACGCGCGGCTCCGCGCCCACAAGGGCATGAGTGTGGACCGCGCCCGCGAGGTGATGACCGACATCTCGTATTTCGGAACCATGATGGTGCACTTGGGAATTGCGGACGGCATGGTCTCCGGCGCCGCGCACACCACGGCGCACACCATCCGGCCGTCGTTCGAGATCATCAAGACGCAACCGGGTGTGTCGACCGTGTCGAGTGTGTTCCTGATGTGCCTGTCCGACCGGGTGCTCGCGTACGGCGACTGCGCGGTGGTGCCCGACCCCACGGCCGAACAGCTGGCCGACATCGCGATCTCCTCGGCGCAGACGTCGTCCCAGTTCGGCATCGATCCGCGCATCGCGATGCTGTCGTATTCGACCGGCGACTCCGGCAGCGGCGCGGACGTCGACAAGGTGCGTTCCGCGACCAAACTGGTCCGCGAGCGCAGGCCGGACCTGTTGGTGGAAGGCCCCATTCAGTACGACGCCGCCATCGAGCAGAGCGTGGCCGACAAGAAGATGCCCGGTTCGGAGGTGGCGGGCAAGGCGACGGTCTTCATCTTCCCCGACCTCAATACCGGCAACAACACGTACAAGGCGGTGCAGCGCAGTGCCGGTGCGATAGCGGTCGGGCCGGTGTTGCAGGGGCTCGCCAAACCCGTCAACGACCTGTCGCGAGGCGCGTTGGTCGAGGACATCGTGAACACCGTGGCCATCACGGCGATCCAGGCACAGGGAGCAGAGCAGTGA
- a CDS encoding NUDIX hydrolase, with amino-acid sequence MRGDGDGWATGPDGSRHWGKHGAAGLLLRAPLPDETPAVLLQHRAAWSHQGGTWALPGGARDSHETTTHAAVREAHEEAGIESAAIRVRTEVVTMKAASGWSYTTVIADAERPLPTVANGESTELRWVRETDVAGLPLHPGFEAGWPQLRTTEVRLLLDRHDVLGERGAPAQLSRALPRTVHLPDGTYGWLPRVEVLEALDTVGRLAEPAGHGTTLGTVTAVVTTDPHLIEQLPATVVILPPATVHDWLAQA; translated from the coding sequence ATGCGTGGTGACGGTGACGGCTGGGCGACCGGGCCGGACGGCAGTCGTCATTGGGGCAAGCACGGTGCGGCCGGGTTGTTGCTGCGTGCGCCGCTCCCGGACGAGACGCCGGCCGTGCTGCTACAGCACCGTGCGGCCTGGAGCCACCAGGGCGGGACGTGGGCGCTGCCCGGCGGTGCCCGGGACAGCCACGAGACCACCACCCACGCCGCGGTGCGCGAGGCGCACGAGGAAGCCGGCATCGAGAGCGCGGCGATCCGCGTCCGCACCGAGGTCGTCACCATGAAAGCCGCCAGCGGCTGGAGCTACACCACGGTGATCGCCGACGCCGAGCGCCCGCTGCCCACCGTCGCGAACGGTGAGAGCACCGAACTGCGCTGGGTGCGGGAAACGGACGTCGCCGGGCTGCCACTGCACCCCGGATTCGAAGCGGGGTGGCCGCAACTACGCACCACCGAGGTGCGACTGCTGCTCGACCGGCACGACGTCCTGGGGGAGCGCGGCGCGCCGGCGCAGCTGTCGAGGGCACTGCCCCGCACCGTGCACCTGCCGGACGGCACCTACGGGTGGCTGCCGCGGGTCGAGGTGCTCGAGGCACTGGACACGGTCGGTCGCCTCGCCGAACCGGCAGGTCACGGCACCACACTGGGAACGGTGACCGCGGTCGTCACCACCGACCCCCACCTGATCGAACAGCTGCCCGCCACCGTCGTGATCCTGCCGCCCGCCACGGTGCACGACTGGCTCGCGCAGGCGTAA
- the thiS gene encoding sulfur carrier protein ThiS — translation MSEQQVVVPIGISVNGEDHEFTEPLTVTGLLEALNLPTKGIAVAVNGAVFPRARWDELVVRGWEIEILTAVQGG, via the coding sequence ATGAGTGAGCAGCAAGTAGTGGTGCCGATCGGCATCAGCGTCAACGGCGAGGATCACGAGTTCACGGAACCGTTGACCGTCACCGGGCTGCTGGAGGCGCTGAACCTGCCGACCAAGGGCATCGCGGTGGCCGTGAACGGCGCCGTGTTCCCCCGCGCCCGGTGGGACGAGCTCGTGGTCCGGGGCTGGGAGATCGAGATCCTGACGGCGGTGCAGGGTGGCTGA
- a CDS encoding acetate kinase has product MSEGSEGSVLVVNSGSSSIKFQLIHPDTGKSSASGLIERIGEPEGRIVYHHRTGLAERHVHIADHRAGLKMVSDIVAEVGRPLREAGIVAVGHRIVHGGDVFYEPTIVDDAVVQAISDLSTLAPLHNPANVIGIEVAREELPDIPHVAVFDTAFFHTLPAEASTYAIDRNVAQDHAIRRYGFHGTSHQYVSGRAAEFLGRDLSELNQIVLHLGNGASASAIRGGLAVDTSMGLTPLEGLVMGTRSGDVDPGVILHLHRSGMGVDQIDDLLNRHSGLKGLSGVNDFRALLALVGEGDEDAALAYDVYVHRLRKYIGAYLVELGGVDVITFTGGVGENNVDIRRDSLAGLGRLGIVVDDDRNRAGSRDARRISADESDVQVLVVPTNEELAIARAAVQLIGA; this is encoded by the coding sequence GTGAGCGAAGGCAGCGAAGGTTCCGTCCTGGTGGTCAATTCCGGTTCGTCGTCGATCAAGTTCCAGCTGATCCACCCGGACACCGGGAAGTCGTCGGCGTCCGGGCTCATCGAGCGGATCGGGGAACCCGAGGGGCGCATCGTGTACCACCACCGCACCGGGCTGGCGGAGCGTCACGTCCACATCGCCGACCACCGCGCGGGGTTGAAGATGGTGTCGGACATCGTCGCCGAGGTGGGTCGCCCGCTGAGGGAGGCGGGGATCGTCGCGGTCGGACACCGCATCGTCCACGGCGGCGACGTCTTCTACGAACCCACGATCGTCGATGACGCCGTGGTGCAGGCCATATCGGACCTCTCGACCCTTGCGCCGCTGCACAATCCGGCGAACGTCATCGGTATCGAGGTGGCCCGGGAGGAGTTGCCGGACATCCCGCACGTCGCAGTGTTCGACACCGCGTTCTTCCACACCCTGCCTGCGGAGGCGTCGACGTATGCGATCGACCGGAACGTCGCGCAGGACCACGCCATCCGGCGGTACGGCTTCCACGGCACCTCGCATCAGTACGTGTCGGGGCGGGCGGCCGAGTTCCTCGGCCGGGACCTGTCGGAGCTGAATCAGATTGTGCTGCACCTCGGGAACGGCGCGTCGGCGTCCGCGATCCGCGGGGGACTGGCCGTCGACACGAGCATGGGCCTGACTCCGCTCGAGGGACTTGTCATGGGCACGCGGTCCGGCGACGTCGATCCCGGAGTGATCCTGCACCTGCATCGCAGCGGCATGGGCGTCGATCAGATCGACGACTTGTTGAACCGCCATTCCGGACTCAAGGGGCTGTCCGGGGTCAACGACTTCCGGGCGCTGCTGGCACTCGTCGGCGAGGGCGACGAGGACGCGGCGCTGGCCTACGACGTGTACGTGCACCGGCTCCGCAAGTACATCGGCGCCTACCTGGTGGAACTGGGTGGCGTGGACGTCATCACGTTCACCGGGGGAGTCGGCGAGAACAACGTCGACATCCGCCGCGACAGTCTGGCGGGGCTGGGCCGGCTCGGCATCGTCGTCGACGACGACCGCAACCGCGCGGGTTCCCGGGACGCCCGCCGCATCTCGGCGGACGAGTCCGACGTCCAGGTGCTGGTCGTGCCGACCAACGAGGAGTTGGCGATCGCCCGTGCGGCGGTGCAACTGATCGGGGCCTGA